One stretch of Marinobacterium iners DNA includes these proteins:
- a CDS encoding quinoprotein relay system zinc metallohydrolase 1 translates to MKRITALLCLLVSLSANAASFDYGLKPVEVAENTWFIEGRTEDFSVENGGNIVNTAFIATGDGVLVLDTGVSRRYGEALLGAIQSVTDEPIRMVINTHQHPDHFLGNQAFQDVPIVALAETQQQIRNHGDSFAENMYRLVGDWMRGTEVVVPTETLAPGVQQIGNHRLEWIRMSGHSGADLVLFDHSTGVLFPFDMVFYQRALTTPHTPGLQQWRDEIAQLRQYPFKLMLPGHGPMVSDQRALDQMDAYLVWLDKTLRDAAEQGLSMTEVMQLPIPSEFDSIALREVEFQRSVVHLFPAYEEAAFGR, encoded by the coding sequence ATGAAACGGATAACCGCTTTATTGTGCCTGCTGGTCTCTCTGTCGGCCAACGCAGCGTCGTTCGATTATGGGCTTAAGCCGGTGGAAGTGGCCGAGAACACCTGGTTCATTGAGGGGCGTACCGAAGACTTCAGCGTTGAAAATGGTGGTAACATCGTCAATACCGCCTTCATAGCAACTGGCGATGGGGTGCTGGTACTGGATACAGGTGTATCACGTCGTTATGGCGAAGCGCTGCTTGGAGCGATTCAGTCGGTCACGGATGAGCCCATTCGCATGGTGATCAATACCCATCAGCATCCCGATCACTTTCTGGGTAATCAGGCATTCCAAGATGTTCCCATTGTGGCTTTAGCGGAGACCCAGCAGCAGATTCGAAATCACGGCGACAGTTTTGCGGAAAACATGTACCGGCTGGTAGGGGACTGGATGCGGGGCACGGAAGTGGTGGTGCCGACTGAGACACTTGCGCCTGGTGTGCAGCAAATCGGCAACCATCGACTTGAGTGGATCCGCATGAGTGGGCACAGTGGTGCTGATCTGGTGCTGTTTGACCACAGCACCGGAGTGCTGTTTCCCTTTGACATGGTGTTCTATCAGCGCGCCCTGACAACTCCACATACCCCAGGACTGCAGCAGTGGCGAGACGAAATTGCACAACTGCGGCAGTATCCATTCAAGCTGATGCTGCCAGGGCATGGGCCAATGGTGAGCGATCAACGTGCGCTTGATCAGATGGACGCCTATCTGGTCTGGCTGGACAAAACGTTACGTGATGCCGCAGAGCAGGGCTTGAGCATGACTGAAGTGATGCAGCTGCCGATCCCTTCCGAGTTTGACAGCATCGCCCTGCGTGAAGTCGAGTTCCAGCGCAGCGTTGTTCATCTCTTTCCTGCCTATGAAGAGGCGGCTTTTGGCCGTTGA